The Flavobacteriales bacterium genomic sequence AAAATTACCGAAGTAGATAACCTACACAATAAGATCGGAGAAGGTACCACCATTGAAGGTGAAGTAAAATCCAATGGCAATCTTCGGGTAGATGGTACGGTGATCGGTTCCATCCATTCCAAAGGTAAAGTTGTGGTAGGCCCGACCGGTATGGTGCAAGGTGAGATCACTTGCCAGAATGCAGATATCACCGGATCCATCAAAGGAAAGATCACCGTGGTGGAATTGCTGCTTTTGAAGGCTACCGCCAAAATGGACGGAGATATTATCACGGGTAAACTGGGTATTGAGCCAGGTGCTACCGTGACCGGAACATGCAATATGGGTAAGGAAAAACCCCAAATTCATATGAATGGCCAAGGAAACGGAGAAGCCGGAAGGAAAGAAAAACAAGCCGCCCTCGCAAGCCACTAAGTTCGAAGCTTACGCCCGTTATTCAGGAATCGCATTTCAGGCTGTAGCCATGATCCTGCTCGGAACATTCGG encodes the following:
- a CDS encoding polymer-forming cytoskeletal protein yields the protein MAKITEVDNLHNKIGEGTTIEGEVKSNGNLRVDGTVIGSIHSKGKVVVGPTGMVQGEITCQNADITGSIKGKITVVELLLLKATAKMDGDIITGKLGIEPGATVTGTCNMGKEKPQIHMNGQGNGEAGRKEKQAALASH
- a CDS encoding AtpZ/AtpI family protein, giving the protein MAKETEKPEGKKNKPPSQATKFEAYARYSGIAFQAVAMILLGTFGGHALDKHFENRINWITAVAAIVSTALALYYLIKQLTR